The Flexivirga aerilata sequence CGCCTGGCACTCGCCCTCGCGGTGCGCGCGGTGCGCAAGGGCTCGACGTGCCTCGACCTGGGCGAGGCCGTCGGCATCCCGGACGAGGTGCGGCGCGCCGGTGAGGAGCCGGACGTCGCGGACCTGCTGGCGCGGGACTGGCCGACCGATGCCGCCGCCTGGCGCACGGCCGTCGCGGGCAGCGCGCTCGCGTCGGCGGGCGTGCTGGCCGTCGAGCACGACCTGGTCTATCTCGACCGCTACCGACGGCAGGAGGTGCAGGTCGCGCAGACCCTCACCGACCGGTTGCGCGAGCAACCGCCGCAGGTCGCCGAGGACGTGCTGGCCGAGGGCCTGCGCCGGCTCTTCCCGCAGGCCGGATGGGCCGAGCAGTCGGCCGTGGCCGGCCGGGCGGTGCGGCAGTGGACGACCGTGCTGACCGGCGGCCCGGGCACCGGGAAGACCACCACCGTGGCGGGCATCCTCGCGCTGCTCGCCGAGCAGCACGAGGCGCTCGGTGGCTCGGGACGGCTGCGGGTTGGGCTCGCGGCGCCGACCGGCAAGGCGGCGGCGCGGCTGCAGGAGTCGATCGCGCAGGCAGCGTCGGTCTTCGGTGCGACGGACCAGGCGCGCGTCAGCGGGCTGGAGGCGTCGACGCTGCACCGGCTGCTCGGCTGGAACCCCAGACAACGCAACAGGTTTCGGCACGGCGCGGACAACCGTCTGCCGCACGACGTGATCGTCGTCGACGAAACCTCGATGGTCGACCTCACCATGATGGCGCGCCTGCTCGAGGCAGTGCGGCCGCGGACCCGACTGCTGCTCGTCGGCGACCCCGACCAGCTGGCGTCGGTCGACGCCGGCGCGGTGCTCGCCGACCTGGTCGACGGCTACCAACAGGTCGCACCCGACACCGTCGCCCGGCTGCTCGTCTCGCGGCGCTTCGACGAGTCGATCGGCGCGGTCGCCGCCGCGATCCGCGACGGCGACGCCGACCGGGTGGTCGAGCTCCTGCGCGACGCCGGTGACTCGACCTCCTGGATCGAGCAGGAGGACCCGACGGAGCTGCTCCGCCCACGGCTCGTCGAGCGTGCCCTGCGACTGCGGCGGCTCGCCGCCGACGGCGACGTGACCGGCGGCCTCGCCGCCCTCGGCGAGCACCGGCTGCTGTGCGCCCGCCGCACCGGTAGCCGCGGCGTGACCGGCTGGAATCGCGTTGTCGACCAATGGCTTTCGGAGGCGACCGGCGACCCGCTGTGGGACCCCATGTATGTCGGGCGCCCGCTCCTCGTCACCCGCAACGACTACGCCCTCGGCCTGCTCAACGGTGACAGCGGGCTCGTCGTGGCGGGCGCCGACGGCGCACCGACCGCGGCGATGGTCACCGCCGGCGGGGTGGTGCAGCTCGGGGCGGGCCGGCTCTCCGACGTCGAGACGATGCACGCGATGACCGTGCACAAGAGCCAGGGCAGCGAGGCACCGGAGATCACCGTGCTGCTCCCGGAGGACGAATCCCCCATGCTGGTGCGCGAATTGCTCTACACCGCAGTCACCCGCGCCGGCAGCAAGGTCACCGTCGTCGGCAGCGAGGAGGCGGTCCGCACCGCGGTCGCCACGCGCATCCGCCGGGCGAGCGGGCTGCGGCAGCGGCTGCAGGCCGACTAGCCGTAATAGCTGTACTCGCTGCACTGCCAGGCATTGCCGTGTCGGCACTGTGTCGGTGTCTCCTCGGTGTCTCGTCGGCGGCTGGTGGGCGGCTCACCCGACGGGCCAGAGCGGCTCGGCGCGCTCGGCATACGCGCGGGTGAGTATGCCGAGCAGGTCCCTCACCGGCAGCGACCCGCGAAAGCCCGACGCCACGTCGGTGACCGCGACCCGCCCGTCGGCCACCTCGCGCTCGCCGACCACCGCGATCACACTGTCCCGACGCGAGCGGCTGGCCCGGATGCGTGCGCCGAGGGAGCCGGCCGGCTCGAAGCGCGCACGCAAACCCGCGCCGAGCAGGTCGTCGGTGAGGCCACGTGCGGCCGCGTCCTGCGCCTCGCCGACCGGCAGCACGCACACCTGCACCGGCGCCAGCCACAACGGGAGCCGGCCGTCATACCGCTCGAGCAGGGCCGCGGTGACCCGCTCCATCGAGCCGACGGTGCCGCGGTGGATCATCACGACGCGTTGCCGGGTGTCGTCGGCCGCGTCGTAGGTCAGGTCGAAGCGTTCGGGCTGGACGAAGTCGAGCTGCACGGTCGCGATGGTCTCCTCGTGGCCGTTCGGGCCGATGACCTGCAGGTCCAGTTTGGGGCCGTAGAACGCGGCCTCCCCCACGGCGTCGACCAGCGACAGCCCCTGCGACGGCAGGTCGACCGCGCCGGCTGCGCGCCGCAGCGCATCGGCCGCCTCCGACCACTGCTGCGGCGAACCCAGGTAGCCACCGCCGTCACCGGGCAGCGACAGCCGCACGTAATCCACCGGCAGGCCGAGCACCTGCTGGGCCCGCAACGCCGACCGCAGGGCGGTCTGCGCCTCCGCGGCGATCTGGTCGGGCCGGCAGAAGACGTGGGTGTCGTCGAGGTTGATCTGGCGCACTCGCGACAGGCCGCTCACCACCCCCGACCGCTCGGCCCGGAACATCGACGCCAGCTCGTTCAGCCGGATCGGCAGCTCGCGGTAGGAGTGCCGGCGCGCGGCATAGACCATCGCGTGGTGCGGACAGTTGGCCGGCCGCAGGACCAGCTCGTCCCCGGGCAGCTCGTCGCCCAGCCGCATCGGCGGGAACATGTCGTCGGCGAACTTCGCCCAGTGCCCGGAGCGCTCGAACAGCGCGCGCTTGCCGAGCACCGGGGTGTGCACCGGCTGGCAGCCGTCGCCGCGGGCGATGTCGGCCGCGAGTGCGGCGAGCTCGTCGTAGATCACCGCACCGTCGGGCAGCCACAACGGCAGGCCGGAGCCGACCATCGGGCTCCCGGCGAAGACGCCGAGCTGGCGACCGATGGCGCGGTGATCCGCGCCCGAATCGTCATAAGGGGCAACGGTTTCCATGATTCTCCTGCTCTCCTGATTCTCGCGTTCTGATCAGGTGCGGTGGAGCCGGCCCGGGGACGAAGAAACCCGAAAAACCCCGGAGCGTGGCTCCGGGGTCAACTGGTGCAGTGGCAGCAGGGACTAGCCGGAGTGGTCCGGCGTCGTCGTCTGCTGCAGCTGCATGGGCACGACGATAGCGCGCGTCAGCGGCGGTCGACCAGCGCGTATGACGCGGCCGCGCTCACGGCGGTCACCGCGAGCACCGACGGCCACGCGCCGATCTTCTTGGCCAGCGGGTGCGAGGCGCCGAAGCCACCGAGGTAGAGGGCACCCAGGCCGGCGGCCACCTGCGGGCCGCCCTTGGCCAGCCAGGTGCGTCCGGCGAAGATGCCCGCCGCACCGAGCACGACGCCGCCGAGCGGACGGATGCCGGTCTCGCGCGCGGTGAGGTAACCGCCGAGGAGGCCGAGCGCGGTCAGCGGCGCGGTCTGGACGTCGAGTGCGTTGCGAAGAGCCATGACCACCATGCTAATTCGCCGGCCGGGGCGGCGAGGGACGGGCCTGGCGGGGTCAGCCGACCGCCCGGCGGGGTCAGCCGAGGAAGCGGGCGCGCTCGGCGCGGGCCTGGTCGCGCAGCTCGATGAGCTGATGGCGCACCGAGGAGACCAGCAGGCCCGGGCGACCGAGCCGCAGCAGTCGCAGCACCGACTGCTCCGGCCGGCCGAAGGTGGACCACGGAGAGAGCGGCTCCGGCATACCGAAGGGACGCACCGCGGCTGCCACCCGGTGCCCCTGCTGCGAGACGTAACCGTCGATGCCGAGGCGCCCGAGCACGTCGCGCTGGGTCGCCGCGCGGCGCGGACCGAGCAGCCCGTTGGCGTGCCCGACCGCCCAGCAGGTCGACGCCGCCAGCAACTCGGGGGAGTAGTCGGTGACGAGCGCAGGGTCACGGCGCACGGCGAGCACCAGCCCGGTGCGCAGCGCGATCGCCGCCTCGTCCGGGAACCACACGCCGGCGACGTCGGCCAGCAGCGCGGCCGCGCCGGCCACCTCCGCCGGTGCCGGCGGGAGCGCCGTGAGCGGGCGCCCCGGCAACTGGTCGAGGGTGGCGGCGCCACCAACGGTGTCCGCGAGCTGCCGCAGGATCGTGTCGTGCTCCCGCGGCGCCCGGTGCGTGGTGAACGGTGCGGTGCGGTCGACCAGGTCCTGGCCGGTGCGTGCGGTCGCGCCGTCCGGCCAGTCGAGCACCACGCGTCCGCGGTGCACGACCATGCGCCGTATGCGCGGCTGGCCGATCAGACTCATGCGGGCTCCTGGTGGTCACCGACCGTGTGCATCCGTGCGAGCGGTGCTCGCGGTTGGTCATCGAAGCGATGATTACGGTCTCGTAAGGTCATGGGGGTCTCGGCTCATCAGGAGAGACGTTGAGTCCCGCGATGTGAGAGAAGGTCCTCCACCGGGACCAAAAG is a genomic window containing:
- the recD gene encoding exodeoxyribonuclease V subunit alpha yields the protein MTLTRPSYDAALALRADPLFRPARDARVLDAADIHVASRLGTLAGEQDPLARLALALAVRAVRKGSTCLDLGEAVGIPDEVRRAGEEPDVADLLARDWPTDAAAWRTAVAGSALASAGVLAVEHDLVYLDRYRRQEVQVAQTLTDRLREQPPQVAEDVLAEGLRRLFPQAGWAEQSAVAGRAVRQWTTVLTGGPGTGKTTTVAGILALLAEQHEALGGSGRLRVGLAAPTGKAAARLQESIAQAASVFGATDQARVSGLEASTLHRLLGWNPRQRNRFRHGADNRLPHDVIVVDETSMVDLTMMARLLEAVRPRTRLLLVGDPDQLASVDAGAVLADLVDGYQQVAPDTVARLLVSRRFDESIGAVAAAIRDGDADRVVELLRDAGDSTSWIEQEDPTELLRPRLVERALRLRRLAADGDVTGGLAALGEHRLLCARRTGSRGVTGWNRVVDQWLSEATGDPLWDPMYVGRPLLVTRNDYALGLLNGDSGLVVAGADGAPTAAMVTAGGVVQLGAGRLSDVETMHAMTVHKSQGSEAPEITVLLPEDESPMLVRELLYTAVTRAGSKVTVVGSEEAVRTAVATRIRRASGLRQRLQAD
- a CDS encoding threonine--tRNA ligase; its protein translation is METVAPYDDSGADHRAIGRQLGVFAGSPMVGSGLPLWLPDGAVIYDELAALAADIARGDGCQPVHTPVLGKRALFERSGHWAKFADDMFPPMRLGDELPGDELVLRPANCPHHAMVYAARRHSYRELPIRLNELASMFRAERSGVVSGLSRVRQINLDDTHVFCRPDQIAAEAQTALRSALRAQQVLGLPVDYVRLSLPGDGGGYLGSPQQWSEAADALRRAAGAVDLPSQGLSLVDAVGEAAFYGPKLDLQVIGPNGHEETIATVQLDFVQPERFDLTYDAADDTRQRVVMIHRGTVGSMERVTAALLERYDGRLPLWLAPVQVCVLPVGEAQDAAARGLTDDLLGAGLRARFEPAGSLGARIRASRSRRDSVIAVVGEREVADGRVAVTDVASGFRGSLPVRDLLGILTRAYAERAEPLWPVG